The following proteins are encoded in a genomic region of Pyricularia oryzae 70-15 chromosome 6, whole genome shotgun sequence:
- a CDS encoding 2,3-dihydroxybenzoic acid decarboxylase, translating into MLGKVILEEAFALPRLEEKTKWWAGLFATDPETHVKEIQDLTDIRLKFADKYGVGYTILSYTAPGVQDIFDAKEAQALAVEINNYVAEAIKPFPDRLGAFATLSMHDPQEAADELRRTVTKYGFKGALVNDTQRSGSDGEGYIFYDGPDWDVFWSTLVELDVPLYLHPRNPTGIVFEKLWKDRQWLIGPPLSFATGVALHALGMVTNGVFDRHPKAQVILGHLGEHIPFDMWRINHWFEDRKKPLGLSCKKTIREYFNENFWITTSGHFSTTTLNFCVNEVSADRILFSVDYPFERFEDACDWFDNAEMNTRDRLKIGRENSKALFKLGEYKDCNAKVI; encoded by the exons ATGTTGGGCAAGGTCATCCTCGAAGAAGCCTTTGCGCTACCTCGCCTGGAGGAGAAGACCAAGTGGTGGGCGGGGCTCTTTGCAACCGACCCCGAAACGCACGTCAAGGAGATCCAAGACTTGACCGACATCAGGCTCAAGTTTGCAGACAAGTACGGCGTCGGGTACACCATTTTGTCATACACAGCACCGGGCGTCCAAGACATTTTTGATGCCAAGGAAGCACAAGCGCTCGCTGTCGAGATCAACAACTATGTAGCGGAGGCGATAAAGCCATTTCCCGACAGACTCGGGGCGTTTGC CACACTTTCCATGCACGATCCGCAAGAAGCAGCCGATGAGCTCCGCCGCACCGTGACAAAGTACGGGTTCAAGGGCGCGCTCGTCAACGACACGCAGCGCTCCGGCTCCGACGGCGAGGGCTACATCTTCTACGACGGACCGGACTGGGACGTGTTTTGGTCGACGCTGGTGGAGCTCGACGTGCCGCTGTACCTGCACCCCCGCAACCCCACCGGCATCGTGTTTGAGAAGCTCTGGAAGGACCGGCAGTGGCTGATCGGGCCCCCGCTCTCCTTCGCGACGGGCGTGGCCCTGCACGCGCTCGGCATGGTGACCAACGGCGTCTttgaccgccaccccaaggcGCAGGTGATCCTGGGCCACCTGGGCGAGCACATCCCCTTCGACATGTGGCGCATCAACCACTGGTTCGAGGACCGCAAGAAGCCGCTCGGCCTGAGCTGCAAAAAGACCATCCGCGAGTACTTCAACGAGAACTTTTGGATCACCACGTCGGGCCACTTCTCGACCACCACGCTCAACTTTTGCGTCAACGAGGTCAGCGCCGACAGGATCTTGTTCTCGGTCGACTATCCGTTTGAGAGGTTCGAGGACGCCTGCGACTGGTTCGACAATGCCGAGATGAACACGAGGGATCGGTTGAAGATCGGGAGGGAGAACTCAAAGGCCCTGTTCAAGCTGGGCGAGTACAAGGATTGCAACGCAAAGGTCATCTAG